One window of Elaeis guineensis isolate ETL-2024a chromosome 11, EG11, whole genome shotgun sequence genomic DNA carries:
- the LOC105061211 gene encoding mechanosensitive ion channel protein 6-like produces the protein MDSLRRSLKSHGSHKCSSRTFPSSEQEKQPMLFEEPPNDGHRREVVVKIDGATRDAFDQPSSIPTTNINNNNNNNNNNSNNNSKVWRESSYEFWKPEPGGGSRDGGRSGAGFSFPNQDRPMTEISEDPPSRLISSFLRKQRASGVDVALDMDLEMEELKKPSSNGSKEFRVAFQNPSADPPSRSSYRSRSSSDDDDDDDGGGGPRRLNASPSPTARDPAAGEVLHCTSNASFVPSTTLLRVKTRSRLMDPPPPVAAAAAEDDKKSGRLPRSGQPKSGIVKSGLLGKSRQTAYEEDDEDPFIDEDIPDEFKRAKFDFLTILQWVSLILIIAALACSLSIPVLERQTVWSLHLWKWEFLVFVLICGRLVSGWFIRILVFFIERNFILRKRVLYFVYGVRKAVQNCLWLGLVLVSWHYIFDKKVERETKSKTLPYVTKVLFCLLVVCVFRLIKTLLVKVLASSFHVSTYFDRIHEALFNQYVIETLSGPPLVEIQRTQDEEDRMMAEVQKLQNAGATIPSELRAAAMPSKSGRVIGSGGSGHGGMRKSMQMGKSIRISGPVSAKDAGRQQQEGITIDQLHKLNQKNISAWNMKRLMRIVRNGTLMTLDEQAAQERGMDETAIQIQSEYEAKAAAKKIFNNVAKPREKYIYLEDLMRFMREDEALKTMSFFEGAQEKQRVSRKSLKNWVINAFRERRALSLTLNDTKTAVNKLHQMANVVVGIIVFALWLLILGLATTHFFYLISSQVLLAVFIFGNTLKTVFEAIIFLFVMHPFDVGDRCEVDGVQLVVEEMNILTTIFLRYDNQKIIYPNSVLATKFIGNFYRSPDMGEAIDFCVHVATPVEKLAIMRERIIGYMVNKNEHWYPDPSVVLRDVDDMNRLKISIWMRQRINFQDMGLRWARRELVLEELIRILRELDIEYRMLPLDVNVRDMPAVASTRVPSTWSTCN, from the exons ATGGATTCTCTCCGGCGATCGCTCAAATCCCACGGATCCCACAAGTGCTCCTCCCGGACCTTCCCCTCCTCCGAGCAGGAGAAGCAGCCCATGCTCTTCGAGGAGCCGCCCAACGACGGCCACCGCCGGGAGGTCGTCGTCAAGATCGATGGCGCCACCCGTGACGCCTTTGACCAACCCTCCTCCATCCCCACTACAAACattaacaacaacaacaacaacaacaacaacaacagtaATAATAATAGCAAGGTCTGGAGGGAATCCAGCTACGAATTCTGGAAGCCGGAACCCGGCGGCGGATCGCGAGACGGCGGACGCAGCGGCGCCGGATTCAGCTTTCCGAACCAGGACCGGCCGATGACGGAGATCAGTGAGGACCCGCCGTCGCGGCTTATAAGCTCGTTCCTCCGCAAGCAGCGCGCCTCCGGAGTCGATGTGGCCCTCGACATGGACCTCGAGATGGAGGAGCTCAAGAAGCCGTCCTCCAATGGTTCCAAGGAGTTCCGCGTCGCCTTCCAAAACCCCTCCGCCGACCCCCCCTCCCGCAGCTCCTACCGGTCCCGCTCCTCCTCtgacgacgacgacgacgacgacggcGGCGGCGGCCCCCGCCGCCTCAATGCCTCCCCCAGCCCCACCGCCCGCGACCCCGCCGCCGGCGAGGTTCTCCACTGCACCTCCAACGCCTCCTTCGTCCCCTCCACCACCCTTCTCCGCGTCAAGACCCGCTCCCGCCTCATGGACCCACCTCCCCCGgtggccgccgccgccgccgaagACGACAAGAAGTCCGGCCGGCTCCCTCGTTCCGGCCAGCCCAAGTCCGGCATCGTCAAGTCCGGCCTTCTTGGCAAGTCCCGGCAGACGGCCTACGAGGAGGACGACGAGGACCCCTTCATCGACGAGGACATCCCCGACGAGTTCAAGCGCGCAAAATTTGATTTCCTCACCATCCTCCAGTGGGTAAGCCTTATACTCATCATCGCCGCCCTCGCCTGCAGCCTCTCCATCCCCGTCCTCGAGCGGCAGACCGTCTGGAGCCTCCACCTCTGGAAGTGGGAGTTCCTCGTCTTCGTGCTCATCTGCGGCCGCCTCGTCTCCGGCTGGTTCATTCGAATTCTCGTCTTCTTTATCGAGCGCAACTTCATCCTCCGCAAGCGTGTACTCTACTTCGTCTACGGCGTCCGGAAGGCGGTTCAGAATTGTCTCTGGCTGGGCCTCGTCCTCGTATCCTGGCACTACATTTTCGACAAGAAGGTGGAGCGCGAGACCAAGAGCAAGACCCTTCCCTATGTCACCAAGGTGCTCTTTTGTCTCCTAGTCGTCTGTGTCTTCCGCCTCATCAAGACACTGCTCGTCAAGGTCCTGGCATCGTCGTTCCATGTGAGCACCTACTTCGACCGCATCCATGAAGCGCTTTTCAATCAGTATGTGATCGAGACGCTCTCCGGGCCGCCGCTGGTGGAGATCCAGAGGACGCAGGATGAGGAAGACCGGATGATGGCCGAGGTCCAGAAGCTCCAGAACGCAGGCGCCACTATACCAAGCGAGCTTCGGGCGGCTGCGATGCCAAGCAAGAGTGGGCGGGTGATTGGGAGTGGGGGCAGCGGCCATGGAGGGATGCGGAAGAGCATGCAGATGGGGAAGAGCATCAGGATTTCAGGACCGGTTTCTGCGAAAGATGCTGGCCGGCAGCAGCAGGAGGGGATCACAATTGACCAGCTTCACAAACTGAACCAGAAGAACATTTCGGCTTGGAATATGAAGAGGCTGATGAGGATTGTGAGGAATGGGACGCTGATGACGCTCGATGAGCAGGCAGCACAGGAAAGAGGGATGGACGAAACAGCCATACAGATACAGAGCGAGTATGAGGCAAAGGCTGCTGCCAAGAAGATCTTCAATAATGTGGCCAAGCCTAGGGAGAA GTATATCTATTTGGAGGACCTTATGCGATTCATGAGGGAAGATGAAGCTCTGAAGACAATGAGCTTTTTTGAAGGAGCTCAAGAAAAACAAAGGGTTAGCAGGAAGTCTCTCAAGAATTGGGTG ATTAATGCATTCAGAGAACGCAGAGCCCTTTCTTTGACACTGAATGACACGAAAACTGCAGTGAACAAGCTCCACCAAATGGCAAATGTAGTTGTAGGCATCATCGTATTTGCTCTCTGGCTACTTATTCTGGGCCTTGCAACCACCCATTTCTTTTATCTCATTAGTTCTCAGGTTTTATTGGCGGTATTTATTTTTGGTAACACTTTGAAGACAGTATTTGAAGCTATCATTTTCTTGTTTGTGATGCACCCCTTTGATGTTGGTGATCGTTGTGAAGTGGATGGTGTTCAG TTGGTTGTTGAGGAGATGAATATATTGACAACAATTTTTTTGAGGTATGACAACCAGAAGATAATTTATCCGAACAGTGTACTGGCTACCAAATTCATTGGCAATTTCTATCGAAGCCCAGATATGGGGGAGGCAATTGACTTCTGTGTTCATGTTGCAACTCCGGTGGAGAAACTCGCTATAATGAGGGAAAGGATAATAGG ATACATGGTGAATAAAAATGAACACTGGTACCCTGATCCTTCAGTTGTTCTCAGGGATGTGGATGACATGAACAGATTGAAAATATCAATCTGGATGCGTCAACGCATCAATTTTCAAGATATGGGGCTCAGGTGGGCAAGGAGAGAGCTTGTgcttgaggagttgatcagaatcTTGAGAGAACTGGACATCGAATACCGGATGTTGCCTCTTGATGTGAATGTCCGTGACATGCCTGCTGTTGCCTCCACACGTGTACCGTCCACCTGGTCAACTTGCAACTGA